One segment of Streptomyces sp. NBC_01463 DNA contains the following:
- a CDS encoding FHA domain-containing protein: MENHLTTDFSEACFLVDLSNVVRNRGLGEPGLRSLRRLQLVLDAAKELARDPDIRLYLVADASLRLGGRREFTDPADIRLLGRWVREGLVEELPDADERLLELCEYTGIPVITGDRFRGERLDRPWLQGNTDDFLEPVPARDGTVRLVPVDMGVASALDISMKMEEDALKKMGLLKGRSPRFDVVNRNWRCDDRRCSLYDTRKGSAALLPRMIAGVPHCQSHGGRLLDDGPRTATVQLKLLVEGDVKARFTLEDGSTVAVGRAPGEGGIGLLGLLPEQRTAGLSRIHVELRVNGGIVQARDRSTYGTRWRSTAGKSGPGPWHPLGTAERPYRGGDELLLVEGVVLSRSGRRFPTELANEWRRRQPPPPADAGETRMY, translated from the coding sequence TTGGAGAACCACCTCACCACGGACTTCAGCGAAGCCTGCTTCCTGGTGGACCTGTCCAACGTCGTGCGCAACCGCGGACTCGGTGAACCGGGGCTGCGCTCCCTGCGCAGGCTGCAGCTCGTACTGGACGCGGCGAAGGAGCTCGCCCGCGACCCCGACATCCGGCTGTACCTCGTCGCCGATGCCAGCCTGCGGCTCGGCGGACGCCGCGAGTTCACCGATCCGGCCGACATCCGGCTGCTCGGCCGATGGGTCCGCGAGGGCCTGGTGGAGGAGCTGCCGGACGCGGACGAGCGGCTGCTTGAACTGTGCGAGTACACCGGCATCCCGGTCATCACCGGCGACCGCTTCCGGGGCGAACGCCTCGACCGCCCCTGGCTCCAGGGCAACACGGACGACTTCCTGGAACCGGTCCCCGCCCGCGACGGCACGGTGCGGCTGGTCCCCGTCGACATGGGGGTGGCCAGTGCGCTGGACATCTCCATGAAGATGGAGGAGGACGCGCTCAAGAAGATGGGACTACTGAAGGGGCGCAGCCCCCGCTTCGACGTGGTGAACCGCAACTGGCGTTGCGATGATCGGCGTTGCTCGCTGTACGACACCCGCAAGGGATCCGCGGCCCTGCTGCCGCGCATGATCGCCGGCGTGCCCCACTGCCAGAGTCACGGCGGCCGCCTGCTCGACGACGGCCCCCGCACCGCGACGGTCCAGCTGAAGCTGCTGGTGGAGGGGGACGTGAAGGCCCGGTTCACGCTGGAGGACGGCTCGACGGTGGCGGTCGGCCGGGCACCGGGCGAAGGCGGAATCGGCCTGCTCGGTCTGCTCCCGGAGCAGCGCACGGCCGGCTTGAGCCGCATCCATGTGGAGCTCCGGGTGAATGGCGGAATCGTCCAGGCACGCGACCGCAGCACCTACGGCACGCGGTGGCGGTCGACGGCCGGGAAGTCGGGGCCCGGCCCGTGGCACCCGCTCGGTACGGCGGAACGCCCGTACCGCGGCGGGGACGAACTCCTGCTCGTCGAGGGCGTGGTCCTGTCCCGGAGCGGCCGCCGCTTCCCGACCGAGCTGGCCAACGAGTGGCGGCGCAGACAGCCGCCTCCGCCGGCCGACGCCGGCGAAACCCGTATGTACTGA